One Nitrospira sp. genomic region harbors:
- a CDS encoding PstS family phosphate ABC transporter substrate-binding protein, whose product MPRRADKTGVRMLFLTSLLCLPLFPLHGLAEQGGITQPGGLALDSTIERYIPDHDGLTGRLSIAGSDTMNPLVSKLAARFMSSHPGIKIAVDGVGTHAAIREFQLGHSYQRRGDKARGKGNEGATRVELLASSRGLTEDELAGFESNHGYRPIGIPIAMDALAIYVHKDNPLPQLTLAQLDGIFGKERKRGHAPVVTWKQAGLLEGALAQQPLRLYGRDKRSGTRAVFKHLALLDGELNEEVIEQPGSASTVLAIAQDSLAIGYAGVGFQMPSVRLVPIASKPGEPALLPSQDNVLSEVYPLSRPLYLYVKKSLKEELDQVVSEFLSFINSWEGQEMVGRAGLYPLTGVHVTRNRQALRLSHGAMMASPEPSLEMQRAAEVGGAWRPPLQDSGETRHRLTDQKGMQREKAL is encoded by the coding sequence ATGCCACGACGCGCGGATAAGACAGGAGTCCGGATGCTCTTCCTCACGAGTCTGCTCTGCTTACCCCTTTTCCCGCTGCACGGCTTGGCTGAACAAGGGGGAATTACTCAGCCCGGAGGACTTGCGCTGGATTCCACCATTGAGCGCTACATCCCTGATCATGATGGCCTGACGGGCCGACTCAGCATCGCGGGATCAGACACGATGAATCCGCTCGTCTCGAAGTTGGCCGCCCGGTTCATGAGCAGTCATCCTGGCATAAAGATCGCCGTGGACGGTGTCGGCACACATGCCGCAATCCGGGAGTTTCAATTAGGCCATTCCTACCAGCGACGTGGGGACAAAGCTCGAGGGAAAGGCAATGAAGGCGCCACTCGGGTCGAGCTACTCGCTTCGTCTCGTGGGTTAACCGAGGATGAACTCGCCGGATTCGAAAGCAATCATGGCTATCGTCCCATCGGCATTCCGATCGCAATGGACGCCCTGGCAATCTACGTCCACAAAGATAATCCCCTGCCGCAACTGACCTTGGCGCAGCTGGATGGCATCTTTGGGAAAGAGCGCAAGCGAGGCCATGCCCCCGTTGTGACGTGGAAGCAGGCCGGTCTCCTTGAAGGGGCGCTGGCGCAGCAGCCGCTTCGTCTGTACGGGCGCGACAAACGCTCGGGCACCCGCGCCGTGTTCAAGCATCTGGCGCTGCTTGACGGTGAACTCAACGAGGAGGTGATCGAGCAACCGGGTTCCGCCTCCACGGTTCTCGCCATCGCACAAGATTCCTTGGCGATCGGCTATGCCGGGGTCGGGTTTCAGATGCCATCGGTTCGCCTGGTGCCGATCGCAAGCAAGCCCGGTGAGCCGGCCTTGTTGCCGTCGCAGGACAACGTGCTGTCCGAAGTGTATCCTCTAAGTCGGCCCCTCTATCTTTACGTGAAGAAGAGTCTGAAGGAGGAGCTTGATCAAGTCGTCAGCGAGTTTCTATCGTTCATCAATAGCTGGGAAGGGCAAGAGATGGTCGGCCGGGCAGGTTTGTATCCGCTGACAGGCGTTCATGTGACGAGGAACCGGCAGGCGTTGAGATTGAGCCATGGCGCCATGATGGCAAGCCCAGAACCATCACTTGAGATGCAACGCGCCGCGGAGGTAGGTGGGGCATGGCGGCCGCCACTGCAAGACTCTGGAGAGACCCGGCACCGACTGACCGATCAAAAGGGAATGCAGAGGGAAAAAGCTCTGTGA
- a CDS encoding porin: MALSSWRFEIPYACCLVFIVGMLSATAAAASEPPVAGLQPESSGPQASDGGRAGSGQRVTIQSATLENLLLGRGVITQDDWVRLKAEEERRVFEQSAEMQMAGNPRWYERIRINGYGQFRYNLGASDGKFDLPLNDPFGDQQGNEFFVRRLRLVLQGQVSERIAFFTQFALEGGQQQLSNREIIDAYMDYYLTTDRVHRVRLGLHRVPNAFDTYRSSTNRQELDRHESIQSGAPGERDLGIAYYWSPKIAQERFTELAAYHNGPGDYGVFGIMVYNGQARNRDELNKDKHVGAKLAYPFEFQNGRLLETGVMAFHGTFSVQGASQPAVASAARCHNSLNKEGGCDVKDQRVTAYLWTPPQPWGFLAEFTVGRGPKRNAQTGFIDEASLHGGYVQGYYTWRYSDVGMLTPYIRWGEYYGGFKSLNGAPDGQSRTWNFGLVWEPDTHLRLMADYVIKNGLNSQLVVGRPQDDFDASQLRFQAQWFWN, translated from the coding sequence GTGGCGTTGTCGTCTTGGAGGTTTGAAATTCCCTACGCGTGTTGTCTGGTGTTCATCGTGGGAATGCTCAGCGCTACTGCTGCTGCAGCGTCCGAACCGCCTGTCGCTGGTCTCCAGCCGGAGTCGAGTGGTCCTCAGGCTTCCGACGGCGGCCGCGCTGGTTCCGGCCAGCGTGTGACGATCCAGAGCGCCACGCTCGAAAATCTTCTGCTGGGAAGGGGGGTCATTACGCAGGATGACTGGGTTCGGTTGAAGGCGGAAGAAGAACGCCGCGTCTTCGAGCAGTCGGCCGAGATGCAAATGGCCGGGAATCCCCGCTGGTACGAGCGGATTCGCATCAACGGGTACGGCCAGTTTCGCTATAACCTTGGCGCGAGCGACGGCAAGTTCGATCTCCCTTTGAACGACCCTTTCGGAGACCAGCAGGGCAACGAATTTTTCGTGAGGCGCTTGCGGCTAGTGTTGCAAGGCCAGGTATCAGAGCGAATCGCCTTCTTCACCCAGTTCGCGCTGGAGGGAGGGCAGCAGCAATTGTCGAATCGAGAAATCATCGACGCCTACATGGACTACTATCTCACGACTGACCGCGTGCACCGTGTGCGACTCGGGCTGCATCGCGTGCCGAACGCCTTCGATACCTACCGCTCCAGCACAAACCGGCAAGAGCTGGATCGGCACGAATCAATCCAGAGTGGGGCTCCCGGCGAGCGAGACCTAGGCATCGCCTACTATTGGAGCCCAAAGATCGCGCAGGAACGGTTCACCGAGCTGGCTGCTTATCACAATGGTCCGGGAGATTACGGAGTGTTCGGGATCATGGTCTACAACGGTCAGGCTCGAAACCGTGACGAATTGAACAAGGACAAGCACGTCGGGGCGAAGCTGGCCTATCCGTTTGAGTTTCAAAACGGGCGGCTGCTGGAAACCGGCGTCATGGCATTTCATGGCACGTTCTCGGTGCAAGGGGCCAGTCAACCAGCGGTAGCGAGCGCGGCGCGATGTCACAATAGTTTGAACAAGGAAGGAGGCTGTGATGTTAAGGACCAGCGTGTGACCGCCTATCTGTGGACCCCACCGCAGCCCTGGGGCTTCCTGGCCGAATTTACCGTCGGTCGTGGTCCCAAGCGGAACGCCCAAACAGGCTTCATCGATGAAGCCAGCCTGCACGGCGGCTATGTACAGGGATACTACACTTGGCGCTATTCCGATGTCGGCATGCTGACGCCCTATATTCGCTGGGGCGAGTACTACGGCGGGTTCAAATCGCTCAATGGCGCGCCCGACGGCCAATCACGGACTTGGAACTTCGGTTTGGTGTGGGAGCCGGATACGCACCTCCGATTGATGGCCGATTATGTCATCAAGAACGGGTTGAATTCGCAGTTGGTCGTCGGGCGCCCTCAAGACGATTTCGACGCCTCACAACTGCGATTTCAAGCGCAATGGTTTTGGAATTGA
- a CDS encoding inorganic phosphate transporter, which translates to MDVSVVAFVLLLALAFANGANDVSKAIATLVGSGVTGYRTAILWGTAWTVLGAVLSGVIATAMVKTFSQGLLAPGVSASPKLVVAVLVGAMLWVLVASWTGLPVSTTHALTGAIVGAGLIAFGREGLLWEGIGKKIVLPLILSPLLALALSLVLHPLTRRLAARWEGTCLCVMPTARALVMIDGQGATRTLFQTMTLGRPVMAVPAQCDRAGLNGLMVGMDSIHWCSSGLASLARGTNDAPKIAAMLLLGSAIASWPSVAAQSAAIIGVAVAMGLGSYLGGLRVTKVLAEKVTQMNHSEGLSANLTTSSLVFVSALMGLPVSTTHVSSSAIIGIGLLKGMSAVRWTTVRDMVLAWVVTLPASALLSALAYVFFVRGLL; encoded by the coding sequence ATGGATGTCTCGGTCGTCGCATTCGTGCTGCTGCTGGCATTGGCGTTTGCCAATGGAGCCAATGATGTCTCCAAGGCCATCGCCACCCTTGTTGGAAGCGGGGTGACGGGGTATCGCACGGCCATTCTCTGGGGGACAGCATGGACGGTCCTTGGTGCTGTGCTCTCAGGAGTGATCGCCACGGCAATGGTCAAGACCTTCAGTCAAGGATTGCTGGCACCTGGCGTCTCTGCTTCGCCCAAACTCGTTGTGGCCGTGCTCGTTGGCGCCATGCTCTGGGTCCTCGTCGCTTCGTGGACCGGACTGCCCGTTTCGACCACTCATGCGCTGACTGGGGCGATCGTCGGGGCGGGCCTCATCGCATTTGGGAGAGAGGGACTGCTCTGGGAGGGGATTGGAAAGAAAATTGTGCTGCCGCTCATTCTGAGCCCTCTGCTGGCGTTGGCGCTCTCTCTCGTGCTGCATCCACTCACACGAAGGCTCGCGGCTCGTTGGGAGGGAACGTGTCTGTGTGTGATGCCGACGGCTCGGGCGCTGGTCATGATCGATGGACAGGGTGCAACACGAACCCTGTTTCAAACGATGACGCTGGGGCGACCTGTGATGGCTGTTCCTGCTCAGTGCGACCGGGCTGGACTGAACGGGCTCATGGTTGGAATGGACAGCATTCATTGGTGTTCGAGCGGGTTGGCCTCCTTGGCGCGTGGGACGAATGACGCGCCCAAGATTGCCGCGATGTTATTGCTCGGGAGCGCCATCGCATCATGGCCCAGCGTAGCAGCGCAGAGTGCCGCGATCATCGGCGTCGCGGTGGCCATGGGGCTCGGCAGCTACCTCGGAGGACTCCGCGTTACAAAAGTTCTGGCTGAAAAGGTTACTCAGATGAATCACAGCGAAGGATTGTCCGCAAATCTCACAACCTCGTCTCTCGTGTTCGTCTCGGCCTTGATGGGGCTGCCTGTCTCAACGACGCACGTCAGCAGCTCGGCCATTATTGGAATCGGGTTGTTGAAAGGCATGAGCGCCGTACGTTGGACGACCGTCCGGGACATGGTCCTCGCGTGGGTCGTCACGCTCCCTGCTTCCGCGCTTCTTTCCGCACTCGCCTACGTTTTCTTCGTCCGAGGGCTATTGTAA